Proteins from a genomic interval of Falco rusticolus isolate bFalRus1 chromosome 7, bFalRus1.pri, whole genome shotgun sequence:
- the VRK1 gene encoding serine/threonine-protein kinase VRK1 isoform X2 has protein sequence MPYKKTAGKRAPAKRKLAEVFALGEVLADTSRKEWKLGIPIGQGGFGRLYLADVNSSKSVGGDAPYVAKVEPSQNGPLFTELKFYMRAAKPDEIQKWTKSHRLKYLGVPRYWGSGLHEKNGNSYRFMIMDRFGRDLQKMYEENAKRFSHKTVLQLGLRILDILEYVHEHEYVHGDIKASNLLLSYKNPNQVYLVDYGLAYRYCPEGVHKVYKEDPKRCHDGTIEYTSIDAHKGVAPSRRGDLEILGYCMIHWLSGHLPWEDNLKDPNFVRDSKIRCRDDISVLMDKCFPGKNKPDEIAKYMEKVKLLSYEEKPVYQHFREILLQGLKAIGQKDDGVLDLGLSENGDLQTNPMQKKKRKVAAAASESTEAEMEATGSPEEKKPTSSNAVATRRRKMTSPKAKKGTASRRGVQK, from the exons ATGCCTTATAAGAAGACTGCTGGAAAAAGAGCCCCTGCAAAAAGGAAACTTGCTGAAGTGTTTGCTCTGGGGGAGGTTCTAGCAGATACAtcaagaaaagaatggaaattaGGTATCCCTATAGGGCAAGGAGGCTTTGGACGGCTGTATCTTG CTGATGTTAATTCTTCAAAGTCAGTTGGCGGTGACGCACCTTATGTTGCAAAAGTG GAACCCAGCCAGAATGGACCTCTTTTTACTGAGTTAAAGTTCTACATGCGAGCTGCTAAGCCAGATGAAA ttcagaagtGGACTAAGTCCCATAGACTGAAATACCTAGGTGTACCAAGATACTGGGGTTCTGgcttgcatgaaaaaaatggaaacag TTATCGATTTATGATTATGGACAGATTTGGCAGAGATCTACAGAAGATGTATGAAGAGAATGCAAAGCGATTTTCCCATAAAACTGTGCTACAATTAGGCCTGAGAATA ctTGATATTCTGGAATACGTCCATGAGCATGAATATGTGCATGGAGACATCAAGGCCTCAAACCTTCTTCTGAGTTACAAGAACCCTAATCAG GTGTACTTGGTGGATTATGGACTTGCCTACCGATACTGTCCTGAAGGAGTCCACAAAGTATATAAAGAAGATCCTAAAAGGTGTCATGATGGAACTATTGAATATACCAGTATTGATGCACACAAGGGTGTGG CACCATCGAGACGTGGTGATCTGGAGATTTTGGGTTACTGTATGATTCATTGGCTTAGCGGCCATCTACCATGGGAGGATAATTTGAAAGATCCAAATTTTGTCAGAGATTCCAAAATCAG atgtagagatgatatttcagttttgatggACAAATGCTTTcctgggaaaaataaaccag ATGAAATAGCCAAATATATGGAAAAGGTGAAGCTACTGAGCTATGAAGAGAAGCCTGTTTATCAGCATTTCCGAGAAATACTTCTGCAAGGTCTTAAGGCCATTGGGCAAAAAGATGATGGAGTACTTGACTTGGGCTTGTCAGAGAATGGAGACTTGCAAACAAATCCCATGCAAAAG aaaaaaagaaaagtagcagctgcagccagtgaGAGCACTGAAGCAGAAATGGAAGCTACAGGAagtccagaagaaaagaaacctaCTTCTTCTA ATGCAGTAGCTACCAGAAGGCGGAAGATGACCTCACCAAAAGCCAAGAAAGGCACAGCATCCAGAAGGGGAGTCCAGAAGTAA
- the VRK1 gene encoding serine/threonine-protein kinase VRK1 isoform X1, which produces MGGGKMPYKKTAGKRAPAKRKLAEVFALGEVLADTSRKEWKLGIPIGQGGFGRLYLADVNSSKSVGGDAPYVAKVEPSQNGPLFTELKFYMRAAKPDEIQKWTKSHRLKYLGVPRYWGSGLHEKNGNSYRFMIMDRFGRDLQKMYEENAKRFSHKTVLQLGLRILDILEYVHEHEYVHGDIKASNLLLSYKNPNQVYLVDYGLAYRYCPEGVHKVYKEDPKRCHDGTIEYTSIDAHKGVAPSRRGDLEILGYCMIHWLSGHLPWEDNLKDPNFVRDSKIRCRDDISVLMDKCFPGKNKPDEIAKYMEKVKLLSYEEKPVYQHFREILLQGLKAIGQKDDGVLDLGLSENGDLQTNPMQKKKRKVAAAASESTEAEMEATGSPEEKKPTSSNAVATRRRKMTSPKAKKGTASRRGVQK; this is translated from the exons gGAAAATGCCTTATAAGAAGACTGCTGGAAAAAGAGCCCCTGCAAAAAGGAAACTTGCTGAAGTGTTTGCTCTGGGGGAGGTTCTAGCAGATACAtcaagaaaagaatggaaattaGGTATCCCTATAGGGCAAGGAGGCTTTGGACGGCTGTATCTTG CTGATGTTAATTCTTCAAAGTCAGTTGGCGGTGACGCACCTTATGTTGCAAAAGTG GAACCCAGCCAGAATGGACCTCTTTTTACTGAGTTAAAGTTCTACATGCGAGCTGCTAAGCCAGATGAAA ttcagaagtGGACTAAGTCCCATAGACTGAAATACCTAGGTGTACCAAGATACTGGGGTTCTGgcttgcatgaaaaaaatggaaacag TTATCGATTTATGATTATGGACAGATTTGGCAGAGATCTACAGAAGATGTATGAAGAGAATGCAAAGCGATTTTCCCATAAAACTGTGCTACAATTAGGCCTGAGAATA ctTGATATTCTGGAATACGTCCATGAGCATGAATATGTGCATGGAGACATCAAGGCCTCAAACCTTCTTCTGAGTTACAAGAACCCTAATCAG GTGTACTTGGTGGATTATGGACTTGCCTACCGATACTGTCCTGAAGGAGTCCACAAAGTATATAAAGAAGATCCTAAAAGGTGTCATGATGGAACTATTGAATATACCAGTATTGATGCACACAAGGGTGTGG CACCATCGAGACGTGGTGATCTGGAGATTTTGGGTTACTGTATGATTCATTGGCTTAGCGGCCATCTACCATGGGAGGATAATTTGAAAGATCCAAATTTTGTCAGAGATTCCAAAATCAG atgtagagatgatatttcagttttgatggACAAATGCTTTcctgggaaaaataaaccag ATGAAATAGCCAAATATATGGAAAAGGTGAAGCTACTGAGCTATGAAGAGAAGCCTGTTTATCAGCATTTCCGAGAAATACTTCTGCAAGGTCTTAAGGCCATTGGGCAAAAAGATGATGGAGTACTTGACTTGGGCTTGTCAGAGAATGGAGACTTGCAAACAAATCCCATGCAAAAG aaaaaaagaaaagtagcagctgcagccagtgaGAGCACTGAAGCAGAAATGGAAGCTACAGGAagtccagaagaaaagaaacctaCTTCTTCTA ATGCAGTAGCTACCAGAAGGCGGAAGATGACCTCACCAAAAGCCAAGAAAGGCACAGCATCCAGAAGGGGAGTCCAGAAGTAA